In Thamnophis elegans isolate rThaEle1 chromosome 13, rThaEle1.pri, whole genome shotgun sequence, one DNA window encodes the following:
- the CHEK2 gene encoding serine/threonine-protein kinase Chk2 isoform X3 — protein MSRRESPPRAGGTQPSQPASGSSNSGSSSGTLSSLETLPAHDLPAIPEDQEEEQEAAAAPRPWGHLFGLAGGFLDCVCLKNEYWFGRDPGCDYSFSRLDVPRGETYRQYSKRHFRIFREPGPRGCFVTYLEDQSANGTFVNDRVVGKGKKIPLAHVAKIALSLPHNKVFVFSDLEAGHQLEYPKDMQKKYIVSKTLGSGACGEVKLAFERETHRKVAIKIIRKSKFMTDVLPEMQDKPFNIETEVGILKRIDHPCLIKIIDFFEGKDFYIVLELMEGGELFDKVQRPARLSERTCKLYFYQMLLAVQYLHKHGIIHRDLKLENVLLSSREENCLVKITDFGQSKIIGETSLMQTLCGTPDYLAPEILHFAGTAGYGRSVDCWSLGVILFMCLSGYPPFSKKSARLSLTEQITSGNYCYVEEVWKDVSRDGTKMGKPRGRRRPLKALGR, from the exons ATGTCCCGCCGGGAGTCTCCGCCGCGGGCTGGCGGGACGCAGCCGAGCCAGCCGGCGTCGGGCTCCTCGAACAGCGGCTCCTCCTCGGGCACGCTCAGCTCCCTGGAGACCCTCCCCGCGCACGACCTGCCCGCCATCCCCGAGgaccaggaggaggagcaggaggcggcggcggcgccccGGCCCTGGGGACACCTCTTCGGGCTGGCCGGGGGCTTCCTGGACTGCG TCTGCCTGAAGAACGAGTACTGGTTTGGCCGCGATCCGGGCTGCGACTACAGCTTCTCCCGGCTGGATGTGCCCAGGGGCGAAACCTACCGGCAGTACAGCAAGAGGCACTTCCGCATCTTCCGA GAACCGGGACCTCGGGGCTGCTTCGTGACTTACCTGGAAGACCAAAGCGCCAACGGGACCTTTGTCAATGACCGTGTGGTGGGCAAGGGCAAGAAGATTCCTCTGGCCCACGTGGCCAAAATTGCCCTTTCTCTGCCTCACAACAAAG TGTTTGTGTTCTCTGACCTGGAGGCCGGGCATCAGCTGGAATACCCCAAGGACATGCAGAAGAAATACATAGTCTCAAAGACGCTGGGCAG TGGGGCCTGTGGAGAGGTGAAGTTGGCCTTTGAAAGGGAGACCCATAGGAAAGTCGCCATAAAAATCATAAGGAAATCCAAGTTTATGACTGACGTTTTGCCAGAAATG CAGGACAAGCCCTTTAACATTGAGACCGAAGTGGGAATCTTGAAGAGGATCGACCAC CCCTGCCTAATCAAGATAATAGATTTCTTTGAAGGAAAAGACTTTTACATTGTGTTGGAATT GATGGAAGGTGGGGAACTGTTTGACAAGGTTCAGCGACCAGCTCGGCTGAGTGAAAGAACTTGCAAACTTTATTTTTACCAGATGTTGTTGGCTGTGCAG TATCTTCACAAACATGGAATAATTCATCgggatttgaaattagagaatgtGCTTTTATCATCGAGGGAAGAGAACTGCCTTGTCAAG ATTACAGATTTTGGGCAATCCAAGATCATTGGAGAAACTTCTCTTATGCAAACGTTATGTGGCACTCCTGACTATCTTGCTCCAGAGATTCTGCATTTCGCTGGAACAGCTGGATACGGACGGTCTGTGGACTGCTGGAGTCTTGGAGTGATTCTCTTTATGTG CCTTTCTGGCTACCCACCTTTCTCCAAGAAAAGTGCCCGGCTGTCTCTGACAGAGCAGATCACCAGCGGCAACTACTGTTACGTTGAAGAAGTATGGAAGGATGTATCCAGAGATG